One part of the Acidobacteriota bacterium genome encodes these proteins:
- a CDS encoding sigma-70 family RNA polymerase sigma factor — MTRRTRESDVIEINAADLRAFLAWLTPEQAANGEAYESARRRLMLFFAGRTCSDPESLADQTIDCAIRKLPDIPPEATPLAYLLGIAKNIYRDHLRATQKAEPLRPVHDVALSAEAHQHETEQRHQCLEQCLAQLPAEDRALVLGYYREAKQQKIDLRRHLAAQFGLTQNALRNRIFRLNQRLALCLNSCLEHSLA; from the coding sequence ATGACCAGACGAACCCGCGAGAGTGATGTCATTGAAATCAACGCGGCGGATTTGCGCGCCTTTCTCGCATGGCTGACGCCGGAGCAGGCGGCGAATGGCGAAGCGTATGAATCCGCCCGGCGGCGGTTAATGCTCTTTTTTGCCGGACGCACCTGTTCTGACCCCGAGTCGTTGGCTGACCAAACGATTGATTGCGCCATCCGCAAATTGCCCGACATTCCGCCCGAAGCCACACCCTTGGCCTATCTGCTGGGCATCGCCAAAAACATTTACCGCGACCATTTGCGGGCCACGCAAAAAGCCGAACCCCTGCGTCCCGTGCACGATGTGGCGCTCAGCGCAGAGGCGCATCAGCATGAAACGGAACAGCGCCATCAGTGCCTGGAACAGTGTTTGGCCCAATTGCCCGCCGAAGACCGGGCGCTGGTGCTGGGCTATTACCGCGAGGCCAAACAGCAAAAGATTGATTTGCGGCGGCACTTGGCCGCGCAGTTCGGCCTGACCCAAAACGCCTTGCGCAATCGCATTTTCCGGCTCAATCAACGGCTCGCACTCTGTCTTAATTCCTGTCTTGAACATTCTTTGGCGTGA